In a single window of the Elaeis guineensis isolate ETL-2024a chromosome 6, EG11, whole genome shotgun sequence genome:
- the LOC105046882 gene encoding protein LHCP TRANSLOCATION DEFECT produces MASIPCAIYVSIPPSSSSWGLRSPFVALTRRLGWLRDSRMRAKVGPASTGSRARCWFRFGNKGVDAEGAGIYGSQARDDFDRDDVEQYFNYMGMLAVEGSYDKMEALLNQNIHPVDILLMLAASEGDKPKIEELLRAGANYDVKDVDGRTALDRATSDEIKDFILGFPLRKHEF; encoded by the exons ATGGCGTCGATTCCTTGCGCTATCTATGTCTCCatccctccttcttcttcttcttgggggCTGAGGTCTCCGTTCGTGGCTCTCACGAGGCGGCTCGGTTGGCTCCGGGACTCGAGGATGAGGGCCAAGGTGGGTCCCGCCTCCACCGGCTCGAGGGCCAGGTGCTGGTTCCGCTTCGGGAACAAGGGCGTCGACGCCGAGGGCGCCGGGATCTACGGCAGCCAGGCCCGCGACGATTTCGACCGGGACGACGTCGAACAG TACTTCAATTATATGGGAATGCTTGCTGTTGAGGGTTCATATGATAAGATGGAGGCCCTTCTAAACCAGAACATTCATCCAGTGGATATCTTGTTGATGTTGGCGGCCTCAGAAGGTGACAAGCCAAAAATTGAGGAACTATTGCGAGCCGGTGCAAATTATGATGTTAAAGATGTAGATGGAAGAACAGCTTTAGATAGAGCAACCAGTGATGAGATCAAGGACTTCATCCTAGGTTTTCCATTAAGAAAGCATGAGTTCTGA